The sequence cggtgaacatttgagaaaggtgttagaagtattgaggaaggaagaattgtacgctaagttttcaaagtgtgcattttggttggaagaagttcaattcctcggtcacatagtgaacaaagaaggtattaaggtggatccggtaaagatagaaactgttgaaaagtgggaaaccccgaaaactccgaaacatatacgccagtttttaggactagctggttactacagaaggtttatccaagacttttccagaatagcaaaacccttgactgcattaacgcataaagggaagaaatttgaatggaatgatgaacaagagaaagcgtttcagttattgaagaaaaagctaactacggcacctatattgtcattgcctgaagggaatgatgattttgtgatttattgtgacgcatcaaagcaaggtctcggttgtgtattaatgcaacgaacgaaggtgattgcttatgcgtctagacaattgaagattcacgaacaaaattatacgacgcatgatttggaattaggcgcggttgtttttgcattaaagacttggaggcactacttatatggggtcaaaagtattatatataccgaccacaaaagtcttcaacacatatttaatcagaaacaactgaatatgaagcagcgtaggtggattgaattgttgaatgattacgactttgagattcgttaccacccggggaaggcaaatgtggtagccgatgccttgagcaggaaggacagagaacccattcgagtaaaatctatgaatataatgattcataataaccttactactcaaataaaggaggcgcaacaaggagttttaaaagaaggaaatttaaaggatgaaatacccaaaggatcggagcagcatcttaatattcgggaagacggaacccggtatagggctgaaaggatttgggtaccaaaatttggagatatgagagaaatggtacttagataagctcataaaaccagatactcaatacatcctggaatggggaagatgtacaaggatctcaagaaacatttttggtggccgggtatgaaagccgatgttgctaaatacgtaggagaatgtttgacgtgttctaaggttaaagctgagcatcagaaaccatcaggtttacttcaacaacccgaaatcccggaatggaaatgggaaaacattaccatggatttcatcactaaattgccaaggactgcaagtggttttgatactatttgggtaatagttgatcgtctcaccaaatcagcacacttcctgccaataagagaagatgacaagatggagaagttagcacgactgtatttgaaggaagtcatctccagacatggaataccaatctctattatctctgatagggatggcagatttatttcaagattctggccgacattacagcaagcattaggaactcgtctagacatgagtactgcctatcatccacaaactgatgggcagagcgaaaggacgatacaaatgcttgaagacatgctacgagcatgtgttattgatttcggaaacagttgggatcgacatctaccgttagcagaattttcctacaacaacagctaccattcaagcattgagatggcgccgtttgaagcactttatggtagaaagtgcaggtctccgatttgtcggagtgaagtgggggatagagagattacgggttcggagattatacaagaaactaccgagaagatcatccaaattcaacaacggttgaaaaccgcccaaagtcgacaaaagagctacgctgacattaaaagaaaagatatagaatttgaaattggagagatggtcatgcttaaagttgcaccttggaaaggcgttgttcgatttggtaaacgagggaaattaaatccaaggtatattggaccattcaagattattgatcgtgtcggaccagtagcttaccgacttgagttacctcaacaactcacggctgtacataacactttccacgtctcgaatttgaagaaatgttttgctaaagaagatctcactattccgttagatgaaatccaaatcaacgaaaaactccaattcatcgaagaacccgtcgaaataatggatcgtgaggttaaaagacttaagcaaaacaagataccaattgttaaggttcgatggaatgctcgtagaggacccgagttcacctgggagcgtgaagatcagatgaagaagaaatacccgcatctatttccagaagattcgtcaacaccttcaacagcttaaaatttcgggacgaaatttatttaacgggtaggtactgtagtgacccgaacttttccatgtttatatatattaattgagattgatatttacatgattaaatttttccaacatgttaagcaatcaaacttgttaagacttgattaattgaaatatgtttcatatagacaattgaccacccaagttgaccggtgattcacgaacgttaaaacttgtaaaaactatatgatgacatatatatggatatatatatagttaacatgatactatgataagtaaacatatcattaagtatattaacaatgaactacatatgtaaaaacaagactactaacttaatgatttttaaacgagacatatatgtaacgattatcgttgtaaagacatttaatgtatatatatatcatattaagagatattcatacatgataatatcatgataatataataatttaaaatctcatttgatattataaacattgggttaacaacatttaacaagatcgttaacctaaaggtttcaaaacaacacttacatgtaacgactaacgatgacttaacgactcagttaaaatgtatatacatgtagtgttttaatatgtatttatacacttttgaaagacttcaatacacttatcaaaatacttctacttaacaaaaatgcttacaattacatcctcgttcagtttcatcaacaattctactcgtatgcacccgtattcgtactcgtacaatacacagcttttagatgtatgtactattggtatatacactcaaattatcagctcttagcagcccatgtgagtcacctaacacatgtgggaaccatcatttggcaactagcatgaaatatctcataaaattacaaaaatatgagtaatcattcatgacttatttacatgaaaacaaaattacatatcctttatatctaatccatacaccaacgaccaaaaacacctacaaacactttcattcttcaattttcttcatctaattgatctctctcaagttctatcttcaagttctaagtgttcttcataaattctacaagttctagttacataaaatcaagaatactttcaagtttgctagctcacttccaatcttgtaaggtgatcatccaacctcaagaaatctttgtttcttacagtaggttatcattctaatacaaggtaataatcatattcaaactttggttcaatttctataactataacaatcttatttcaagtgatgatcttacttgaacttgttttcgtgtcatgattctgcttcaagaacttcgagccatccaagaatccgttaaagctagatccatttttctcttttccagtaggtttatccaaggaacttaaggtagtaatgatgttcataacatcattcgattcatacatataaagctatcttattcgaaggtttaaacttgtaatcactagaacatagtttagttaattctaaacttgttcgcaaacaaaagttaatccttctaacttgacttttaaaatcaactaaacacatgttctatatctatatgatatgctaacttaatgatttaaaacctggaaacacgaaaaacaccgtaaaaccggatttacgctgtcgtagtaacaccgcgggctgttttgggttagttaattaaaaactatgataaactttgatttaaaagttgttattctgagaaaatgatttttattatgaacatgaaactatatccaaaaattatggttaaactcaaagtggaagtatgttttctaaaatggtcatctagacgtcgttctttcgactgaaatgactacctttacaaaaacgacttgtaacttattattccgactataaacctataatttttctgtttagattcataaaatagagttcaatatgaaaccatagcaatttgattcactcaaaacggatttaaaatgaagaagttatgggtaaaacaagattggataatttttctcattttagctacgtgaaaattggtaacaaatctattccaaccataaattaatcaacttgtattgtatattatgtaatcttgagataccatagacacgtatacaatgtttcgacctatcatgtcgacacatctatatatatttcggaacagccatagatactctatatgtgaatgttggagttagctatacagggttgaggttgattccaaaatatatatagtttgagttgtgatcaatactgagatatgtatacactgggtcgtggattgattcaagataatatttatcgatttatttctgtacatctaactgtggacaactagttgtaggttactaacgaggacagctgacttaataaacttaaaacatcaaaatatattaaaagtgttgtaaatatattttgaacatactttgatatatatgtatatattgttataggttcgtgaatcaaccagtggccaagtcttacttcccgacgaagtaaaaatctgtgaaagtgagttatagtcccacttttaaaatctaatatttttgggatgagaatacatgcaggttttataaatgatttacaaaatagacacaagtacgtgaaactacattctatggttgaattatcgaaatcgaatatgcccctttttattaagtctggtaatctaagaattagggaacagacaccctaattgacgcgaatcctaaagatagatctattgggcctaacaaaccccatccaaagtaccggatgctttagtacttcgaaatttatatcatatccgaagggtgtcccggaatgatggggatattcttatatatgcatcttgttaatgtcggttaccaggtgttcaccatatgaatgatttttatctctatgtatgggatgtgtattgaaatatgaaatcttgtggtctattattatggtttgatatatataggttaaacctataactcaccaacatttttgttgacgttttaagcatgtttattctcaggtgattattaagagcttccgctgtcgcatacttaaataaggaagagatttggagtccatgcttgtatgatattgtgtaaaaactgcattcaagaaacttattttgttgtaacatatttgtattgtaaaccattatgtaatggtcgtgtgtaaacaggatattttagattatcattatttgataatctacgtaaagctttttaatcctttattgatgaaataaaggttatggtttgttttaaaatgaatgcagtctttgaaaaacgtctcatatagaggtcaaaacctcgcaacgaaatcaattaatatggaacgtttttaatcaataagaacgggacatttcaatagtagTTGTTTTGCCTAAGTCCTGAACAAAGCAAACCACGGTTGAACGTGTGTGTTGTAAAAGGCAGGTAGGAAGCTAAAGCGGATGTAAGTCAATTCAAAATAGACAGCTGCAACTGAACTCAACTCAGCTTTGTAGGCGATGCATGAATTTACCCTGCAACAAACACCAGTAGGATGATAATGTCAGCAAAATCTTGGTTTGTTGAGACAGCTTGGATAATCTAAAACCCTGCAAACAAATGTCAGCTGGGAATGAGTAATAGGTATATGATGTTTAATAATTTTCAAACGTTAGACGTACCATGTAATGTGCCATTCAGTGGCATGAGGTTGATCACCTAGAATTAAAGGCAGTGAATAATGTTAATGCTATTTTGAGAATTGGGCAATTGGTGCCCAATTAATGCAACTAAATTTACATAACATGGCTAAGTGGTTCAAGGCtgccttttttttttaaaattaaaaaatgagAAAATCAAAAAAATTAAAagcaaaaaattttaaaaattttaaaaattaaaaaataagtgTTTTAAAAAAATAAGTGTTTTAAAAATAAGTGGTTTATAGGAGAAAGTTGCAAGAAGCATTAGCATTGTGGATTATATGATTGGTTTAGGGTTACCTTTAAATGGTTGGAGATACGTTCATGAAAACCTCCTTGTAGACCACATTTCTGGTGTGGTGTGCCAACTCTTGAGTGTTGTCATTTAGTATGAGTATTTTCAGGCCATCTGGGTTGGTTACCCTTGAAAGAGTGACATATAATTGATCGTGGCTGAAGACGGGTTTAGGCAAATAAACGCCTACAAATTGGAGTGTTTGACCCTGGCTTTTGTTTATCGTCATTGCGTAGCAAGGTCTCACGGGAAATTGTATCCTTTGCATAACGAATGGCCATTTTGATTCGGTAGAAGTCAGGACAATCCTTGGTATAATAACCATGGCACCTATGTGTGAGCCGGTAATAATCCTCGCATGTAGGACAAATTTTTGGAACTCAGTTATAATCAGTCGGGTTCCATTACACAGACCAGCGCTTAGGTTTATGTTGCGCAAAAGCATGACAGGCTGGCCTATTTTTAGTTTTAGCTTGTGTGGAGGGACACCTGGGAAGTTCAACTTATTTAAGAATTCAACTGGGTATGATTGATGTTGCTCTAATGCGTCAGTTGAACCTTTGCAAATCTCATCAGAGcttttatatgttttttttttcacCTGTGAGCCTTTTAAAGATATGTTTGTTAATCTCAGCTACATCATCATTTCTTGGGGTTAAAATTGCGCACTGGCGAAAATAATCATCGTCAGTTTGGTTTAGGTTGAATTCCGGGAATATAGCATCAACAATGGATTCGATTGGGGTTGGGTCTGGTGTGAGAAGAAATTCTTGTGGAATTTGAATCCATGTTGGTTCGTCCTCCCCTTCTCTTACCTGAGCAGGTAGTTTCCCATCTCCTATGTCTAGGACCCATTAGTTAAATAGCTTTTTGCGAGTGTCAATTTTGCCATCACTGGTGTATTCATTGACTCTCATTATTCGTGATAGCGTATGAATTTGACAAAATTTCCATAGGTCAGATCTGTTGATGCACACTTGGACAACCTCTTGCGTTTTGCCTTTTGGTATCACGGGTAAGATCTGCCGAAAGTCTCCTCCATTCAAAATAGGCAGACCTCCAAATATTTTTCCTCTGTTTTGATGATCTTTAGTGCCCAGAATATCCCGCAATGTTTTGTCTAACGCTTCAAAAGCATATTTCTGAGTCATAGGAGCTTCATCCCATATTATTAGCCTAACTTCGTAAAGTAGTGCAGCTAAATGTGTGTTTTGTTTTATACCGCAGGTGCTATTTTCCAACAACTCTAGGGGGATTACAAATCTGTTGTGCGCAGTCCTGCTGCTGGGTAACAGCAAGGAAGCGATACCTGTATTTTAGATATGTTATATTGTGGACGTTTGAAGTATTTAGAAGTAAATGTAAATGTGTGCATAGTACATGATGAAGCAACGGCAAGTACAATAAGTCGTTCTGACCTTAATTTGGTGAGGATGGTGTTGTATAAGAAAGTTTCCCCGGTACCCCCTGGCCGGTACACAAAAAACAAGCCAACTAGTTGTTCATTGATGGCTCGAATAACGCTTTCGTAGACTTTAAGTTGTTCAGGGTTCAAACACTTGTAAAGGCTATCGTGGATGGTCTTCATTTCCTGTATGTTGTAGTTTAACTCTTCTCGGATTAAATGGTTGTCTAGCTGGGTTAGGAGGGACGGGTCTGGTTGGGGCATGTCTGGAAAATTTGATAATGCCTTACCGTTTTTGTTTAAAAGCATCTGTATTTCCGCCAAACAATAATTTTGAATTTGTGACTCGGTGAGGATCATCTCTGGATACCTTAACTGTATTCATTTTTTATGCAGGATATCATCTGATAACGCTTCCCAACTAACTTCCCATAGTGTGAGTGGCTGGCTGACATTACAAAAAAGTAACATGGTGACGAACAAATCCCGAAGTTGAGCACCGGACGCCCATAACTTTGCCTCTGATATTGCTTCTGCCCATTCTTTGTCGTCGTTAATCAGTCCATATGCAAAGCAGGTATCTTTAAAGGTGTCGTGTATTGTTCCATCTACTGTGCGTAGTTCTTCAAAAGAGCGAGGACCTTTAACTATGTTTAACAACATTCTCAGATAGTACCTTTCTCCAGAGGCGGGGTGTGAATACACAATACGGCCTATGCAACCCCGTTGTTTTCTTGGTTCCCATGTTTTTGTAGTCTGATTCCAAACATATTGTGTAGGTATTTTTGCATAGATAAGTTTTTGTGCATTTGGGTCTCGCTTGTTAAGCTCAAACCATTGGGTGAACATCGTTTCTTTGATACTTTCCCTATGTAGCAGCGCATGTAGCTCTCTGAATCATGTAGTGTAACTGTATGGTGGTTTGGTAGATGATAGGATAATTTCAAGACTGATGGTTTTGAAAAGTGGATGTCGAATGAAAACAACAGCCATACAGCTTCACATGGAGATATATAACGATAATCCAAGTAATTCTTGATTTCGTCTACCTCAATTATTGTTTCGGCAGATGATTCACCAGTCGGCCTGAGATTCTCCTGAATAACGATTGTTGCTCTGTCTGGCCCTTTGTTTAAGTATTTCAATAAGTACTTAATTGCCCTAGATCTGTTGCACCACTCGACATTTATATGGGCATTGTATTTGAGTAGCAGAAATCGATTGTAAGGGACGACGAAACTGTTGTCAAGTGTTGCCTTCCCTTTACTGACTTTGATCCCATTGTTGCGGCGCTTATAGTTAGCGTACCCATCTTCATCTATCGTTGTCTCCGCGTAATATGGTTTAGGGAAATGTTTTGAACACTTCCTATCAATTATGCAGGCTGCGTCCATGTGTTTTCCACCACACGGCCCATGTAACATATATTCGGTGACCATTTTATATCCCACTGGATCCTCTATTTGAGAGGGTATTTCTGCTGAAATGATCTCATCAATATCAGATGGTGATTTACATTTGTACTCAGGCATTAACCATATCAGCATATGAACATGAGGCAACCCGCGTTTTTGGAATTCGATGATATATATACCTGCATTATAGAAATATTGATTCTATAATGTTAATGCATAGGGAAATGTAACGTTAAGAGGATATAATTTAGAAAAAAATTTATAAGGGGGAAAAAATAAGGAAaatcaaaaaattaataaatacTTAAAAAATTAAGGGTAATAAAAGTGACCTGCTTGGCATTTTCCAAATATGTGGACATTCATTATATCGCGCATGAGTTCGTCTAGCTTTTGTTTGAATAGCCTTGCAACGATATCTGGGCGGTCTGGTGCTTTTTGGCCCTCGATGTAGCAAAGCATAACTTCCACCTCTGGCTATCTAAGGTTAGAGGTGAAGGTGATGAACCAATCGGGGTTGTCATATTCCCGGCATAAAGCCATAGCATCTTGATAGTTCTGGATCATATAACGTGGGCTCCCTGTATGCGAAGATGGTAAAACTATTCTCTTACCAATTGATGAAGCCTTGGTATCTCCTCGTGTAACAGCATCACATATGTTATGGTATAGGTCGATACGCAAGTCATTTTGGTGAGCCCGGACCCATTTTAGCCTTTGTTCTTCTATAGCTGTAAAAGAGTCCACTAAATATTGCTGGAATAATCGGCCACCCCTAAGGAGGGTGGTCCCCTCATTTTCCAGGTGTCGAATTCTGTAGCAATAGAATTCTCTCATCGTGACATAACCTCGGTTAGTTTATCGTTTTCCAGTATTATTATGGTACGGTATTTGGTCATGGTAACCAGTCTCACCATATGGGAATAACAAAGGATATTGCAATGGCATGTAGAGCATGTGTAATTCGGATATTCTTTGTGGCTTGCTATTTTTTTTGCTAACAATTATATCTCTAGTTGAAGAAGAGTGGCCTAAATCACCTGTGACCAATGCAGCCACTTCAGCTACAGTAGGTGTGTTATATTGGCGTGAGCTGGTATGATTACCTATGAGTCGAAGTTGAAAGTCTGCTGATGTGTTGGTGTTGCACCAATCCCTGGCCATTCGAAATGCTTGAGCAACAACGCTGAATTCATTCAACATATTAATGAGGTCTGTTGTTAGTGTTTTGTCCAGGAGATCTTTTGAATGAGGATCTAGGAAAGCTGACATGCGATTTCTGGATTCGTTATCGGTGTCATAAAAGTATAGTTGCGCATATCTTGGTTGGCTGCCTTCTTGTGGTAATAAAGAACCCATTGTATGGTATGCCTGACCACTTATTCTAAATGTATATGGTCCTCTTCCACGGTTGATGGAGTGGTCAATTTTAGCGCCAAATGATGTGAAGCAAAACATGCCATTGTAAATTCTGATTTGTTCCCTGAATTTGGCGGTTGTAGGGTCAGTATAGTCTAGAAGTTTTTTCAACAACGGAGGAGGGTCTTTGAGGCGAGGCAATAGCACTTTACTATTTTGACAACATAGTGAGAAGGTTGGGTTGCTTGTCTTTTTCTGTTTGTTACTCTTCTCTTGATACCACATTGTTGTGTTGCAATTTGAGCATATGTATGATGGTGGGCCTTGATCATGGTAAGCCACA comes from Rutidosis leptorrhynchoides isolate AG116_Rl617_1_P2 chromosome 4, CSIRO_AGI_Rlap_v1, whole genome shotgun sequence and encodes:
- the LOC139842247 gene encoding uncharacterized protein, producing MILTESQIQNYCLAEIQMLLNKNGKALSNFPDMPQPDPSLLTQLDNHLIREELNYNIQEMKTIHDSLYKCLNPEQLKVYESVIRAINEQLVGLFFVYRPGGTGETFLYNTILTKLRSERLIVLAVASSCIASLLLPSSRTAHNRFVIPLELLENSTCGIKQNTHLAALLYEVRLIIWDEAPMTQKYAFEALDKTLRDILGTKDHQNRGKIFGGLPILNGGDFRQILPVIPKDIGDGKLPAQVREGEDEPTWIQIPQEFLLTPDPTPIESIVDAIFPEFNLNQTDDDYFRQCAILTPRNDDVAEINKHIFKRLTGVPPHKLKLKIGQPVMLLRNINLSAVETWRYSVSPLLYLVRDDYLSGCDWHSAHASLGADLHVISFGIRTIGLLECDGHSVHAYPRGILTECDVHSARAFLEGPDIKHVDDTFKNFKVIYNTTARLK
- the LOC139842248 gene encoding uncharacterized protein; protein product: MLCYIEGQKAPDRPDIVARLFKQKLDELMRDIMNVHIFGKCQAGIYIIEFQKRGLPHVHMLIWLMPEYKCKSPSDIDEIISAEIPSQIEDPVGYKMVTEYMLHGPCGGKHMDAACIIDRKCSKHFPKPYYAETTIDEDGYANYKRRNNGIKVSKGKATLDNSFVVPYNRFLLLKYNAHINVEWCNRSRAIKYLLKYLNKGPDRATIVIQENLRPTGESSAETIIEVDEIKNYLDYRYISPCEAVWLLFSFDIHFSKPSVLKLSYHLPNHHTVTLHDSESYMRCYIGKTTKTWEPRKQRGCIGRIVYSHPASGERYYLRMLLNIVKGPRSFEELRTVDGTIHDTFKDTCFAYGLINDDKEWAEAISEAKLWASGAQLRDLFVTMLLFCNVSQPLTLWEVSWEALSDDILHKK